CGCCATTTTTCCCGCCTGTCTCAAAACTGCTCATTACCCTGTATGGTTCCGGTTTGCCGCATTTTGGGCAGCTGAGGTTTTGGCCCGTCTCGCCTATCTGGCACAGCCTCTCAAAACGGCTCTCACATTCCATACATTTAAATTCATAAACCGGCATTTGCCAATCACCCCTTAATGTTACTATATCCGGTATTTCCAGTTTACGACGGAGACCTTCCTCTGTCAAGGATAGTAAGTAGGCAAGTAGGGACGGTTCTTGCTTGCCTACCGCATCTGCTTAGCTGACAACATAGCTCTTTTGGCATTGAGACTGCTTTTTCTATTAACTTTGGAGAGTCGCTGAAGGCTCAAAATCGTACTTAAGGAGCCGCGATAAATTAATGTGATAGGGGTTAACAATTTGATGGCGTGGTTGTATCATAGCGTTGGGGTGATAGGTTACGGAGCCACGATGGAACCCGCCATTTTGGATCGGAGATCGTCTTTTCACAGAAAAGGATCTTGAATTGATCCGTTGGACGACAGAACGCTTTCCGGGCTTGAGCCGGATGGAACTGGCTTTGACTTTATGCTTTGAACCTGCCGTGGAAAGCGCCGGGCGGACAATTGCGCCTTCATGGGTGCTTGGAGGTGTT
This region of Desulfotomaculum sp. genomic DNA includes:
- a CDS encoding zinc ribbon domain-containing protein produces the protein MPVYEFKCMECESRFERLCQIGETGQNLSCPKCGKPEPYRVMSSFETGGKNGGDSDTFAGSSGGCAGCSSGNCATCGH